The Salegentibacter mishustinae genome includes a window with the following:
- a CDS encoding flavin-containing monooxygenase has translation MLDFVIVGGAQAGLSIAYYLNELDKSYVVVDKEKEVGASWLNRWDSLKLFTPSEFNNLPGMDFPAKKGYYPTKEDVAEYFKNYVAKFNIDVRLNTLVEQVSKEEDYFILKHQEGEIKSKNVVIATGPFHIPYTPSFSKKISEDIFQIHSNYYKNPGQLKKGPAMVVGAGDSGFQILDEVSQTNRTTYFSGATDVRVLPQEILGKTLWWWFTKIGFLNFSRKTWLGKKLSQSKQPIIGTDVKGILKRDNVIPVGKTKNAKGEIIITENRKIEELKNIVWATGYRPNFSWIEGLELTKDGYPKHNRGISNIEGLYFIGLPWLHTRGSATLGGIKKDAQYLANYIEAEEKTLA, from the coding sequence ATGTTAGATTTTGTAATTGTTGGTGGCGCTCAAGCCGGACTTTCTATAGCTTATTATCTCAATGAACTTGACAAAAGTTATGTTGTGGTAGATAAGGAGAAAGAAGTAGGCGCTTCCTGGTTAAATCGCTGGGATTCCCTTAAGCTTTTTACGCCTTCAGAATTCAATAATTTACCGGGAATGGATTTTCCTGCGAAAAAAGGTTATTATCCTACTAAAGAAGATGTTGCTGAATACTTTAAAAACTATGTAGCTAAATTTAATATTGATGTTCGTCTAAATACATTGGTGGAGCAAGTTAGCAAAGAAGAAGATTACTTTATTCTGAAACATCAGGAGGGCGAGATTAAGTCCAAAAATGTAGTTATCGCTACCGGGCCATTTCATATTCCATACACACCTTCCTTTTCCAAGAAAATATCAGAAGACATTTTTCAAATTCATAGTAACTATTATAAAAATCCGGGTCAATTAAAAAAAGGTCCAGCGATGGTTGTTGGAGCCGGAGATTCGGGTTTTCAAATCTTAGATGAAGTCTCCCAGACAAATAGAACAACTTATTTTTCGGGCGCTACCGATGTGCGTGTGCTTCCGCAGGAAATTTTAGGAAAAACTTTATGGTGGTGGTTTACTAAAATAGGTTTCCTAAATTTTAGCCGAAAAACCTGGTTGGGGAAAAAGTTGAGTCAGTCTAAGCAACCTATTATTGGCACGGATGTAAAAGGTATCCTGAAAAGAGATAATGTAATACCTGTAGGAAAAACTAAGAACGCAAAAGGTGAAATTATAATTACTGAAAATCGAAAAATTGAAGAGCTAAAGAATATCGTCTGGGCCACCGGCTACCGACCTAATTTTAGTTGGATAGAAGGTTTAGAACTTACTAAAGACGGTTACCCAAAGCATAATCGCGGCATAAGTAATATTGAAGGACTTTACTTTATAGGTCTTCCCTGGTTGCATACAAGAGGCTCAGCAACTTTAGGCGGAATTAAAAAAGACGCTCAATACCTTGCCAATTATATTGAAGCTGAAGAAAAAACACTTGCTTAG
- a CDS encoding GIY-YIG nuclease family protein, translated as MVQSIPILHREDQAIESLRAHFYSQIPKYTYFRDFFMSKFHIYILFSEALNKYYISSTQDINIRLEKHLQSNKVFTSKAKDWVLVYSEEFKTRTEAIRRERQIKKCKSRIMIEKLFKK; from the coding sequence ATGGTTCAGAGCATCCCGATTTTACATCGGGAGGATCAGGCAATTGAATCCCTTCGCGCCCACTTTTATTCTCAAATCCCAAAGTACACCTACTTTAGGGATTTTTTTATGTCAAAATTTCACATTTATATACTATTTTCTGAAGCGCTGAATAAATATTATATCAGTTCTACTCAAGATATAAATATTCGTTTAGAAAAGCATTTACAAAGTAATAAAGTTTTTACATCGAAAGCTAAAGATTGGGTTCTGGTGTATTCTGAAGAGTTTAAAACCAGAACAGAAGCAATTCGAAGAGAGCGACAAATTAAGAAGTGCAAAAGTCGAATAATGATTGAGAAATTATTTAAAAAGTAG
- a CDS encoding GIY-YIG nuclease family protein gives MSKFHVYILFSEALNKYYIGSTQDINIRLEKHLQSKQGFTSKAKDWVLVYSEEFKIRTEAIRRERQIKKWKSRIMIEKLFKK, from the coding sequence ATGTCAAAATTTCACGTTTATATACTATTTTCTGAAGCACTGAATAAATATTATATCGGTTCTACACAGGATATTAATATACGTTTAGAAAAGCATTTACAAAGCAAGCAAGGTTTTACATCGAAGGCTAAAGATTGGGTTCTGGTGTATTCTGAAGAATTCAAAATAAGAACAGAAGCAATTCGAAGAGAGCGACAAATTAAGAAGTGGAAAAGTCGAATAATGATTGAGAAATTATTTAAAAAGTAG
- a CDS encoding LrgB family protein, which translates to MQEFFQLPVFGVFISILAFAGGRELRKKFNYVLLNPVLLAILFIISFLLIFNIDFEDYNRGGKFISFFLGPSVVALGVFFYEKYEEVKQNLKVFLLSVVVGGVSGILTIIIFLLLLKVPDFIIQSLAAKSVTTPIAIEITKLTGGIPEITAGIVIAVGIFGNAFGPFILKKLGIKSKIAIGTALGTAAHGIGTARAFEESKLAGVYSGLAMCVNGIITALLTPYLLQLFLGSFS; encoded by the coding sequence ATGCAGGAGTTTTTCCAATTACCGGTTTTTGGAGTTTTTATAAGCATACTTGCCTTTGCGGGAGGGCGCGAACTTCGCAAAAAGTTTAATTATGTTCTGCTGAATCCGGTATTGTTAGCTATTTTATTTATCATTTCATTTTTATTGATCTTTAATATTGATTTTGAAGATTATAATCGGGGCGGTAAGTTTATTAGTTTTTTCCTGGGACCATCGGTAGTTGCGCTTGGGGTTTTCTTTTATGAGAAATATGAAGAAGTAAAGCAGAATTTAAAGGTGTTTTTACTTTCTGTAGTGGTTGGTGGAGTAAGCGGAATTTTGACGATAATTATTTTTCTTCTGCTTTTAAAAGTTCCCGACTTTATTATTCAATCGCTCGCAGCAAAATCGGTTACCACACCTATTGCTATTGAAATTACCAAACTTACCGGTGGAATTCCTGAAATTACGGCCGGAATTGTAATTGCAGTTGGGATTTTTGGAAATGCTTTTGGCCCTTTTATCCTGAAGAAATTAGGCATTAAAAGTAAAATTGCCATTGGGACGGCGCTGGGAACCGCAGCTCACGGAATAGGAACTGCCCGCGCTTTTGAGGAAAGCAAACTGGCGGGAGTTTACAGCGGACTTGCAATGTGCGTAAACGGAATTATCACAGCACTTCTTACTCCATATTTGCTTCAGTTATTCCTTGGGAGTTTCTCCTGA
- a CDS encoding CidA/LrgA family protein, with protein sequence MLKALAYIFGFLLLGELITYFFEIPIAGNILGMFLIFIALRLKLIKLQDVKPASDKLIKYLVLFFIPYGVGLMVYFEIIADYWMPISVAVIASTVITLYISAIIIEKLEK encoded by the coding sequence ATGCTTAAAGCCCTGGCGTATATTTTTGGATTTTTACTTTTGGGTGAGTTAATTACCTATTTTTTTGAAATTCCAATTGCAGGAAATATTCTGGGAATGTTCTTGATTTTTATAGCTCTGCGTTTAAAGCTCATAAAGCTTCAGGATGTAAAACCGGCTTCAGATAAACTCATAAAATACCTGGTATTGTTCTTTATTCCGTATGGTGTAGGATTAATGGTTTATTTTGAAATTATCGCCGATTACTGGATGCCAATATCTGTGGCAGTAATTGCCAGCACCGTGATCACCCTTTATATTTCAGCTATAATTATTGAAAAGCTAGAAAAATAA
- a CDS encoding creatininase family protein, whose protein sequence is MERKIRPYVLAETNWKHVKDEDFSVSVLPWGATEAHNYHLPYATDNILAEEAAIYTAGKAWKKKAKVVVLPTIPFGVNTGQMDVKLCMNLNPSTQYAILKDVAQVLQKHKINKLVILNSHGGNNFKQMIRELSLEYPKLFACSVNWWQTTDARPYFDEPGDHAGELETAAVMHLRPELVLPLKEAGDGSAKTFKIKALKEGWASAQREWTSVTKDTGVGNPKAATAEKGKRFIEKTTDMIADFFVELHSADLEDMYH, encoded by the coding sequence ATGGAAAGAAAAATCAGGCCTTATGTTCTGGCTGAAACAAACTGGAAGCACGTAAAAGATGAAGATTTTAGCGTATCGGTTTTGCCGTGGGGCGCTACCGAAGCACATAACTACCATTTGCCGTATGCTACCGATAATATTCTTGCCGAAGAAGCAGCGATATATACTGCGGGAAAAGCCTGGAAAAAGAAAGCTAAAGTTGTGGTCTTACCTACAATTCCTTTTGGGGTTAATACCGGCCAAATGGACGTGAAATTGTGTATGAATCTTAATCCCAGTACCCAGTATGCTATTCTAAAAGATGTAGCGCAGGTTTTGCAGAAGCACAAGATTAATAAACTGGTGATTCTAAATTCTCATGGTGGAAATAATTTTAAGCAAATGATTAGGGAACTAAGCCTTGAATATCCTAAGCTTTTCGCCTGTTCTGTAAACTGGTGGCAAACTACAGATGCAAGACCTTATTTTGATGAGCCCGGCGATCACGCCGGTGAACTCGAAACCGCTGCGGTGATGCATTTGCGACCCGAGTTGGTTTTACCACTTAAAGAAGCCGGTGATGGCAGCGCCAAAACTTTTAAAATAAAAGCTTTAAAAGAAGGTTGGGCAAGTGCACAGCGTGAATGGACAAGCGTAACAAAAGATACAGGTGTGGGGAACCCAAAAGCTGCAACTGCTGAAAAAGGAAAAAGATTTATTGAAAAAACTACCGATATGATCGCTGATTTCTTTGTAGAATTACATTCAGCAGATCTTGAAGATATGTACCATTAA